The Candidatus Nitrosocosmicus franklandus genome contains a region encoding:
- a CDS encoding PPOX class F420-dependent oxidoreductase: protein MSQNGNKQIDPSLRYFFEDKNLAFVATLMKDGSPQITPTWVDIDNENRILINTALGRIKQKNVTRDPRVAISIVDRNNPYHMITIRGEVIEQITGEQADKHIDKMAKKYLNKDKYPFGTSGEKRVLLKIRPIKVSSI, encoded by the coding sequence ATGAGTCAAAATGGAAATAAACAGATTGATCCTTCTCTACGATATTTCTTTGAAGACAAGAATCTTGCTTTTGTTGCTACACTTATGAAAGATGGGTCACCACAGATTACTCCCACTTGGGTAGATATCGATAACGAAAATCGAATTCTTATCAATACGGCATTAGGAAGAATAAAACAAAAGAATGTGACAAGGGACCCCAGAGTAGCGATTTCAATCGTAGACAGGAATAACCCATATCACATGATTACCATAAGAGGAGAAGTAATAGAGCAAATTACTGGTGAACAGGCAGATAAACACATAGATAAGATGGCAAAAAAGTATCTTAATAAAGATAAGTATCCCTTTGGAACTTCTGGTGAAAAAAGAGTATTATTGAAAATAAGGCCTATAAAGGTAAGTTCCATTTAG
- a CDS encoding TMEM175 family protein, with product MVSLNKVRLDHVISFGDAIFAFSITFIAISIEIPDLPSNLSEAEVVNKLFSLIPQFEIYFASFAVIGIFWIKYHLIFNKIKDSHSIMLWLNLFYLFFVTLISFGTALRFENNYVSTFVLYAIILTATSLLLSLIWIHALNHNLLKDDIMTKRQKKLYTLQGIIPAIIFAGSIGIAFINIQAASYFWILIIPFQIIFKKRTNLS from the coding sequence ATGGTTTCGCTGAACAAGGTACGGTTGGATCATGTCATATCCTTTGGTGATGCAATATTTGCATTTTCCATTACATTTATTGCAATTTCAATTGAAATACCGGATTTACCATCCAATCTATCTGAGGCCGAAGTAGTCAACAAGTTATTCAGCCTTATTCCTCAGTTTGAAATATATTTTGCAAGTTTTGCCGTAATAGGCATATTCTGGATAAAGTATCATTTAATTTTTAACAAAATAAAAGATTCACATTCGATTATGCTATGGCTGAACCTATTTTATTTATTTTTTGTTACATTAATATCGTTCGGAACTGCCCTTAGGTTTGAGAATAATTATGTTTCTACATTTGTGTTATATGCCATCATCTTGACCGCGACTAGTTTACTACTCTCTCTAATTTGGATACATGCTCTGAATCATAATCTACTTAAGGATGATATCATGACAAAACGCCAGAAAAAACTGTATACACTACAAGGAATTATCCCAGCAATCATATTTGCAGGGTCGATTGGAATTGCTTTTATAAATATTCAGGCTGCATCATATTTTTGGATCCTAATAATTCCTTTTCAAATAATTTTCAAAAAAAGAACCAATCTAAGCTAA
- a CDS encoding iron permease FTR1, producing the protein MNLSKNSKTNLLISPLLLIVMTSIIPVLPNVYAQATNTTTNTTDSVEADEPETPLEFISVIRSLLNQTLVEYTNENYTGAEELATTAYLDNYEYVEAPLAEIDRPLMETTEIQMREELRKMILDRVPIEELQAQIDEINVNLDKSVELLSNSTS; encoded by the coding sequence ATGAATCTTTCAAAGAATTCAAAAACAAATTTGTTAATATCGCCTTTGTTGTTAATTGTGATGACGAGTATTATACCGGTTTTGCCAAATGTCTATGCTCAAGCGACAAATACTACTACTAATACTACTGATTCAGTAGAGGCAGACGAACCAGAAACTCCACTTGAGTTTATTTCCGTAATAAGAAGCCTATTGAATCAAACTTTAGTAGAATATACAAACGAGAATTATACTGGGGCGGAAGAATTAGCAACTACTGCCTATCTAGATAATTATGAGTATGTAGAAGCTCCCCTAGCTGAGATAGACAGACCTTTAATGGAAACAACTGAAATTCAAATGAGGGAAGAATTGCGCAAAATGATTTTAGATCGTGTTCCAATAGAAGAACTACAAGCTCAAATAGATGAGATTAATGTCAATTTGGACAAGTCTGTAGAGTTACTTTCAAATTCTACCTCGTAA
- a CDS encoding dienelactone hydrolase family protein, translating into MILMSFLSVVLSVSLIVNTSFEYIVEAQKTTGISVMTLVSFNDGNLSSSSISADQPIENKTISYYANSTGYLVYPLLNQTNLEGKLPAIVLIHENKGLNDYIKESANLLASNGYVVLAADLFNGEVTTDQNRSRELTAAIRENRDIAIDNLRSAVTYLQSLDNVNPTKIASLGWCFGGQQSLQLALDSKDNPLAATVIYYGRLTNDTQSLSAITWPILGIFGEKDQSISVDSVNQFEKALNETGITNEIYIYPNVGHAFANPSNENYAPSETADAWKKH; encoded by the coding sequence ATGATTCTTATGTCTTTCTTATCCGTAGTACTTTCGGTTTCCTTAATAGTCAATACGTCGTTTGAATATATAGTCGAAGCTCAAAAAACAACAGGTATTTCCGTCATGACCTTGGTAAGTTTTAACGATGGTAATTTATCATCATCATCTATTTCTGCTGATCAACCAATAGAAAATAAGACAATTAGCTATTATGCTAACTCGACGGGATATTTGGTTTATCCTTTGTTAAACCAAACTAATTTGGAAGGGAAATTACCTGCAATTGTATTAATTCATGAAAATAAGGGACTAAATGATTATATTAAAGAATCAGCTAATCTACTTGCCAGTAACGGATATGTGGTCTTAGCAGCGGATCTCTTTAATGGCGAAGTTACAACTGATCAAAATCGATCACGAGAACTGACTGCAGCAATTAGGGAGAACCGTGATATAGCAATCGATAATTTGAGGTCTGCTGTTACATATTTACAATCCCTTGATAACGTTAATCCTACTAAAATAGCGTCTTTAGGATGGTGTTTTGGGGGCCAACAGTCACTACAACTAGCACTTGACAGCAAAGACAATCCTCTTGCTGCCACAGTAATATATTATGGTAGACTAACTAATGATACTCAATCCCTTTCAGCTATAACGTGGCCTATATTGGGAATATTTGGAGAAAAAGATCAATCAATATCGGTAGACTCTGTCAATCAGTTTGAAAAAGCACTCAACGAGACTGGAATAACAAATGAAATTTATATTTATCCAAATGTTGGTCATGCTTTTGCAAATCCTTCAAACGAAAACTATGCTCCAAGTGAAACTGCAGATGCTTGGAAAAAACACTAA
- a CDS encoding DedA family protein, with protein sequence MLFKNIVYPPTEFSNKSTNSFAYLNNINAGSTSDLSLIPNIANVTISWIDKYGYIGVFAAALIENLFPPIPSELVFPLAGIAVYAKNLGLLDGVIGMSLSGAAGSTVGASIIYYISRRIGRMAILKLGTHIGFGESELKKAEKWFDKHGSMAVFFGRMVPGLREIVSIPAGIEKMKLSSFTTFTFAGSFVWCTFLTTIGFFMGDMWNELYKKYSLVFDLVAIIVLVGILGGVSYRYYKHKTKS encoded by the coding sequence ATGTTATTCAAAAATATCGTTTATCCGCCAACCGAATTTTCGAATAAATCAACAAACTCATTTGCTTACTTAAATAATATAAATGCTGGATCTACATCCGACCTTTCGCTAATACCAAATATAGCTAATGTTACTATATCATGGATAGATAAGTATGGCTATATAGGCGTTTTTGCAGCAGCTTTGATAGAAAATCTTTTTCCGCCAATTCCCAGCGAACTAGTTTTTCCATTAGCAGGGATTGCAGTGTATGCCAAGAATTTGGGTCTTTTAGATGGTGTAATAGGTATGTCGCTTTCCGGTGCAGCTGGATCAACCGTTGGTGCATCAATAATTTACTACATTTCGAGAAGAATCGGCAGAATGGCGATACTAAAGCTTGGTACTCATATAGGATTTGGAGAAAGTGAATTGAAGAAAGCTGAAAAATGGTTTGACAAACATGGTTCAATGGCCGTATTTTTTGGTAGAATGGTTCCAGGACTTCGAGAAATTGTATCTATTCCAGCAGGAATTGAAAAAATGAAACTATCTTCATTTACTACTTTTACTTTCGCAGGGTCATTTGTATGGTGCACATTTTTGACAACTATTGGCTTTTTTATGGGGGATATGTGGAATGAACTTTACAAAAAGTATTCATTGGTATTCGATTTAGTTGCAATTATCGTTCTTGTAGGAATACTTGGAGGGGTTTCCTATCGCTATTATAAACATAAGACGAAAAGCTAA